Part of the Lotus japonicus ecotype B-129 chromosome 6, LjGifu_v1.2 genome, GTTATAAAATGCTGCTTTGTCACCAGTAATTCTCAATGCTACTGCTTGTTCGTCCTCCCTTCCATCAGGTCTTGGTGCAGAGTTCTAAACAAGAAAGCAAATCAGAAGTCAATAAAAggcatatataaaatatataattatgtaTAGTACTCAAACTCCTAGCGTGTTTGAAACTGCTTAATTTGTTTTTCTTAAATTCAATTCTGAAACACCTAAGCTTCTCgaaagaattgattctgacttcAGAATTAATTGCAGAAGAATCTCTAAACATGCACACAGTTATTTggcttttgttttgattttttattgaatACGTACCGAGAAGATGATGTTAGTGGCCACAAAGTAATCCGATTCAACGATCAATGTAGCACTGTCAAGAGTGCCATATTGTTTTGCAGTGCCCCCATATGTCAAGTTTGGCATGTTCCCTGGTTCTCCATAAAAGGTAATAAATGGCTTTCCTCTATCAATTTTCACTTTCTCATTATAATTTCCGCCTGCAATGTACACAATCATACGCTTGGCGTTCGCTATAGGAATGCTGTTAATGGCCTCCGTGATGGTCTTGAAATCGCCGCTTCCATCTGGCTTAACCTTCACAACCTTAGGAGGGTAATCCTCCGCCGCCACTAGTGCAGGGTCCAGGGTAGCCTTCCTCTGAGCTAAGGGCCCAACATTTTCACTAAACCATTTGTCAACTTGAGCCCTATCTGCAGGAACTGGCACATTGTCATCGCATAGAACAACATCAGCTATGAGAAAAGCTATGAAAGCCACTTGAGTAATGCAAATTTTGGTTTTTGAAGCCATGTTTTTAGTTCTTGATTTTGCTATTGAAGTTTTGTTTCTGGGGTGAATGATGAACAAAGATTGAGTGATTTTGCAAATGATAGGACACTTAGAACAAGAGAGATGCTTAAATTTGTAACACTATATTTTTGGAGTGGTTAATGTCATTCACCCATTTTATGTTAGGAAGATAAAATTAAACAAAGGCTTTTTAATCACACGAACATGGAAGGCAAAACTGAAAGGATTCTCCACAAGAAAATTCAAGTTTAGCGAGAGCAAAATTTTGTTGTGTAAATATATGGATTAGCTATTTTTAATTTGACGTTAATGAAGTGTAATCTCCTAAAATAGGAGGAGATAGAGGATATAGAGTATATTTTACTTTCATCCCCTTAATTTTTAATATCAACGAGTTATTGGTCTAAGTAGTACAAgttttctttgaaaaaaaaaagtagtacaAGATTAATTCATTTAAACAAATTATAATGTTAAAATACTGTGGATGGATAAAACCTCGGCAGGGGTAAAACTTTTAAGATAGGCCTTGATGTTAAGAGAAGAATTGGACGGAAACAATAATTCTTGGCCAACTGAACCCATAAGATTATGCAGTAAATAATGAGCAGCTTGAAGATGAGATGTCCTAGGTGCTGACATAGTGACATGTACTTTTCCATCACCATCATTATTGCTTAAATTGAGATGCGGATCCAATGAAGAGAAGTTGCTTCATTCTTCCTAAATTCAGTATCCTTACCTTAAGAAGAGTCATAATGTACTTTCTTTGAGATATATCTTACTTTGAGATTAAACTGAAAAACAATACAATACATGACATTTTGTAAAAACAAGTTGGCATGAAGAATATGACATTACCAACATGAGtgacattttttaaaaacaagtTGTCATGAAGAATATGACATTACCAACATGAGTGATTGGAACTTGGGGGTTAATAGTCAAATTAATCattgagtttgtaagcgagtttg contains:
- the LOC130721947 gene encoding pectinesterase 1-like; protein product: MASKTKICITQVAFIAFLIADVVLCDDNVPVPADRAQVDKWFSENVGPLAQRKATLDPALVAAEDYPPKVVKVKPDGSGDFKTITEAINSIPIANAKRMIVYIAGGNYNEKVKIDRGKPFITFYGEPGNMPNLTYGGTAKQYGTLDSATLIVESDYFVATNIIFSNSAPRPDGREDEQAVALRITGDKAAFYNCKFFGFQDTLCDDRNKHFFKDCFFQGTVDFIFGSAKSLYLRSQLNVLGDAQMTAIAAQGRKNTVDDEGFTFVHCDITGTGNGTYLARAWMSHSRVIYAYSQMTDVVNDAGWTDTMAVDYGETVYFGEYNNAGPGADRTGRPEYVKQLSDAEVKPFITLASIEGSKWLLPPSKV